A region of the Myxococcus stipitatus DSM 14675 genome:
GGCCTTCAACGCCAGGAGTTCGTCCGCCGTGAGCACCGTCTCGCGCGACTCGCCCCCTCGCGTGTCCAGCACGGAGGAGGTCCCCGCTCGCGTCTTCACTTCGAGCGTCACGCCCCGGCTGAAGCCATCGCGCCACTCCTCGGTCCGCTTCAGCGTGTCCTGGAGATAGACCGTCGGGTCGATGTCCCCCTCCAGGTCGTAGTCGAAGTAGTACGCGATGCGCCGGCGCTCCTCGGCGGGCAGCGCGGCGTAGACATAGTCATACGCCCACTTCTGGCGCACGTTCTTGAGCTGGTACTTCTCCGGCGTCTTCCAATACGGCGCGAACCGGTCCATGCGGATGCGCCCGCAGCCTCCGGGAGGAGGCAGGTGCACCAGCGCGGGAATCAACGCGGCCATCTCCGCGTACTCCTCGGGAGTCTCCCCCGGGAAGCCGAAGAGGATGTTCCAGTTCACGTTGATGTCGAACTCCTCGCACCACTTGATGAGCTGGATGTTCTGGAGGCGCGTGGTGCCCTTGTCCATCAGCTCCAGGATGGGCGTGCTGAGGCTCTCGATGCCGGGCTGCAGCTCGGTGACGCCGCCCGCGACCATGAGCTCGAGCTGCTCCTTCCGGAGGTTGCTCTTCGTCTCATAGAACATCGTGATTTCGTCCCCCTGCTCGATGAGCGCGGGGAACACGGACTTGATGTACTTCAGGTCCAGGATGTTGTCGGCCATCATGAAGAAGTTGAAGCCGTAGCGCCCCGCCAGCGAGCGCAGCTCCTGGACGAAGCGGCCCGCGTCCTTGCTCCGGTACGCCATGCCGGAGCCGTTGAGGCCACAGAAGGTGCAGTGCGCCTTGGCGCCCCACCAGCAGCCGCGAGACGACTCGGCCGTCAGGTTGGCGCGCTTGGCCATGGGCATGTCCTTGATGGCCGCGAAGTAGTGGTCGAAGTCGGGCATGGGCAGCGAGTCCATGTCCTCGATCTGCGGCGCGGCCACGTAGCGCGGCTGAGGGCGCCCCCCCTTCCCTCCCAGCACGCCCTGGACCAGGTCCAGGATGACGCCCTCGCCTTCACCGGAGACCACGTGGTCCATGAAGGGGAAGTTGTCGGAGAGCGCCTTGCCCATGTCGCCCTCGCAGTTGGCGCCGCCCATGATGAGCGTCAGCTCCTCGCGCGGGACCAGCCGGCGCAGCTCCTTCGCCAGCGCGAGCGAGGCGACGCTCTGCTGGAACGTGGACGTGAAGCCGACGACGCGCGGCTTGCCCTTGAGTATCTCCTGGGCCCACTGTCTGACGATGCGGGGGCTGTCCTCGCGCAGGGCCCGAATCAGCTCGCGCGCGCGGCCCCAGTGCAGCGCCTGCTCGCGCCGGGCGCCTCCGGGGGTGGCTCCCGACGTGTGCTGCTTCACCTCCAGCAGCGGCGTGAGGCGGTCCGCGTACTCCTCCCAGTTGGAGGCCGCGTCGCCCCACAGCGCGGGAGCGAAGACCATCTCCCCCAGGAGCAGGTCCGGAGAGGCGGGGAGGAAGGCCATCTCACCGGCGAGGATCTCCGGGGGCGTGGCGTAGGAGAGGTAGTAGTAGAGCTCCCAGCCGATCTGCCGCATGAACTGGACGTTGAGATAGCTGACGTCCGCGGAGATGCCGCTGCGCCCCAGCACGCCAATCAGCGTGCTCACCCCCAACGCGGGCTGATGCTCCGGGAGAAATGGCGCGACGACGAAGCGGACCTGAACGGAATCACCAGACACGTTCCACCCCTTTTGCGAGACTCAACGCAACGCTTCGTAGAGAGACCCCGACAGCTCGCCGATGCTCTTGCCGCCCAGCAGCTCCTGGAGCGGGAACTCCACCCGGAGCTGCGCGTGCAGCAGCTTCTTGAGCTCCACGCCCATCAAGGAATCGAGCCCGAGCTCATGCAGCGTCTGCTCCGGCTCCGGCCATTGAGAGGCATTCAGCTCCAGGACCTTCGCCACCTGCTCGCGGAACCACTCGAGCACCGCGCCGCGGCCCTCCTCCACGGAGCCTCCGCGCACGCGCCGCAGCAGCTCGCGACGAAGCTCCGCGCGAGCCGGACGGGCGTCTCCACCGAAGTCGGCGAACAGCGGCGGCGGTCCATCCCCGGGCAGCCCTCCGAGGAAGGTCGGCCAGTGGATGGGCATCACGCCCACGGATGCGGGCACGGGACCGAACACCTGCTCCAGGACCGAGAACGCCTCCGCCGCGGGCACCATGCCCACGCCTCGCTTGCGCATGCGCGCGTCCAGCGCCTCGGAGGCTTCGTCACCGGGCTGCGCCCAGGCGCCCCAGCTCGAGCTCTGGCCGGGGAGCCCCAAGGACCGCCGGTACTCGGCGAGCCCATCCAGGAAGGACGTGGCGGACAGGTGGCTGGCCTGCCCCGACCCGCCCATCAGCGACGTGGACGAGGACACCATGTGGAAGAAGTCCAGCGGCGTGCCCTCCAGCCACCGGTGCAGGTTCCAGGCGCCCGCCACCTTCGCGGTGAACACCCGGCCCAGGCGCTCGCGCGTCTGGTGCAGGAGGATGCCGTCGTCCACCTCCGTCATCGCGTGGACGATGCCTCGCAAGGGAGGCATGCGCTTGGAGATGCCCGCCATCACGAAGTCGAGGTCCGAGTCCACGGACACCCCCGCGAGCGAGATGATGGCCGCGCCCTGCGCCCGCATCTCACGCACCTCCTCGGTGGACACGTCGCTGGCCCGCTTGCGCCCCAGGAGCACCAGGTTGCGCGCCCCGCGCCGCACCATCCACCGCGCCACCTGGAGCCCCAGGCCGCCCAGTCCCCCTGTCACCAGGTAGGTCGCATCCGCGCGGAACTGGAGCCGCCCCGCGCCCTCCCAGTCCCATTGCCGGTGACGGGCCAGCCGCAGCACCCGGCGCGCCCCTTCGTGCAGCAGCACCTGGTCCTCGCCATCGCGCGAGCGCAGCTCCGTCCACAGCGCCCGGGCGCTCTCCTCCACGTCGCGCCCAGGGTCCACGTCCACCCGACGGCAGTCGAGCTCGGGATGTTCGTAGGCGATGGCCTTCCCCAGGCCCCAGAGCGAAGCGCCCGCCAGGCCCGGGACACCGCCCGCGTCGTCCGCGCGCTGTGCGCCCCGCGTCACGAGCCAGAGGGAAGGCGACGCGGGATGGCTCGCGCCCGCCTTGAGCAAGGCCTGCGTGAGGTACAGCAGGCCGCCGCACACATCGAGCGTCTCGTCCTGGAGCTGGGAGACGGTGAGCCCCTCGGGCTTCGGCCCATCGAGGCTCCACAGGTAGACGACGCGCGAGGGAACCGTGCCCTCCGAGGCCAGCGCCTCCGTCAGCCGGAGGAAGTCCTCGGGGTTCCGGATGGGCACCTCGTAGCTGCCGTCATCGTGGCGCCGGAACACCTCGCCCCGGTGGACGAAGGTGCAGCGCGCCCCCGTGCCCGACATGCTCCGCGCGAGCGCCGCCCCCAGCCCGCCTCGGTCGGAGAAGACGAGGCAGTGCGCCGTGTCGCGCTCCGACTCGGCGGGGAGCGCGCTCGCGACGCGTCGCCACCGGGGCGCGTACAGCCACGCGTGCGGAAGGTCGGCGTAGCGGCGTGTCCGCATCAACTGCTCGCGGTTCATCGCCTCCAGCCGCTCTGGAGCCAGCTCGCCTCGCTTCTCCGCGGTCAGCAGCACGTAGGCCGCCGCGCCGCCTCGGAGCAGTCCTCCGAGCACCTCGTGCGAGCGCGCCGCCTCCGCGCGGACGTCCTCCGCGCCCCAGCCCAGCTGGGACAGACGCGCGTCCAGCGCGGGCTCGTGGAGGAAGTTCCCCATCTCGCTCGCCGCGTCCACGCAGTCCGTGGCGAGGAAGCCATTCGAGGTGAGCCAGCCGACCAGCTCGTCCAGGAGCGGCAACGCCAGCGGCTCGACATGGGGCAGCGACAGGGCCGTCTTCAGGAACACATCCCCGAGGACCAGCCGGCCTCCCTCGCGGACCTTCCTTCCCAGCGCGGCGAAGAGGGGCGCCCGCTCGTCCGGATGGCGCAGGACCTCCCACCCGAAGGCGACGTCGAAGCCCGTCTCCAGCCCGTCCGCGTCCAGTCCGCCCGACACGACCTGGATGCGTCCCTCCAGCGAATGGGCCCGCACCCTCGCGCGCGCGGCCTCCGCCTCCTGGGGCGAGGACGCATGCCCGATGACGCGGAACGTCCCGGGCCGCCGGGCCAGCGACACCCACTCGCGGCCGTCATCGCCTCCGAAGCCGAGGACTCGCTCACAGGTGGTGAGGTCCACGGCCCTGAACAGCGCCCCGCGCAGGTCGCGGTGTGCATCCGCGAGGAGCCGCGCCTGTTCTTCCGTGCCAGCGCCTTGCGCGGCCTGCACCCAGGAGAACGACGCGGAGACCTCCGGCAGTGGCGCGAGGGACCGGAAGTCCTCCGTGCCCTCCGGGAACACCGCGCTCAAGGGAGGGCGCGCGCGCGCCGCACGAGGCGCCGGAGCCTGTCCCTTCAGCGCCAACTCCAGCAGCGCCCGTCGCTCGGGCGAAAGCGCGGCGAGCCGCTCCGCGAGGCTGCGCCCCTGTCCCTGTTGTTCCATGCGACCGCCTCCTGGACGACACCTCTCCCGCGGCGGGCAGCGCCCACCGACGTGGCGAGGAGAACCGTGGATGCACAGCGCGAATGAAGCGGCGCTAGGTGAGGTTGATCTTCTCCGGAGCCGAGGGCCCGGACACCCCGCCCGGACCGCCCTCCGTGCTTCGAGGCGGACTCGCCGTCGCGGCGGGCATGGGGTGGCCTGGAATATGGGGCGTCTCGGACGCCGGGGGTTCGGTGGTGCTCCCTCCCGCCGACGCACGGAGCCGCGAGGTCGCCTCCTGCATCATCTGCTTGATGGTCATCATGCGCGGGCTGAGCGGGCCCTCCGCGCCGCTCGAGGAGGACGCCCTCCCGGGCCCCGGCCGAGGCTCACCCTGAATCGCCATGTCGATGTGCTCCAGCTCGCGAATCTGCGCCTGGAGCAGATGGGAGACCCCTTGCAGCACGTCCCGCTTCGCGCGGAAGAGTTGCTGGATGAAGCCTCGGCCTCCGGGAATCACGGAGTCGACGACCTCGGCGACCTTGGCCCCTTCCTCGGGCTGGGTCTCGAAGCGGAAGAAGTCCTTGGGCAAACGCTGCTTCTGCCTGGTCATGTCTGAACCCTTTCTTTCTTGAACTCAATGACAAGCTTCTCGCCATCCATCCGGGCCCCCGAGGTGGGGAGCTGCGCGACCATCCTCGGGAGCAGGACATTGCGCCGGAGGGCGCCCACCTGGATGACCAGCTCCGCCTCGCGCCGGGAGAGGGCGACATCGCCCTTGCGGACGAAGGGCAGCTGGACCTCCAGCCTGTACTCATCCACCGCGACCTTCCCCACCCCGACGGCGGGAGGGGAGCCCACGGTCCGCACCGGGTCCTCGCCCCGGAAGAGCTTCGAAGCGAAGGACTCGAGCGCGGCGATTCCGTTCACATCGTCACTCTGACGCTCCATCCCCATCGCGGGCACGGGCCCCGCGAGGCCCTGGAGCTCCTCGAGCGGGGGCACGCCTCCCGGCACGAGGTCATTGAAGACCATTCCATCCAAGGCAACACCTTGCAGGCCGAGGGCCGTGCAGGCGCGCCGCGTGGCCTGACAGGCCCGAGCATCCAGCGTCGTCACCCACCGCACGGTCGTCACGGTGGGGTCGCGCAGCAGGGTCCCCACGTCCATCAGCCTGTCGCTGACGGCGTGGAGCACATCGGGGTCCCCGCGCGAGGGCCTCACGCGGCGAGCCCCCTGCTCCGGGGGCCTCGTCCTGCGCGCGAACCAGCTCACCGCGTCCGCGCCTCCGACGAAGCGCAGCAGGTCACCCAAGGAGGGGCCATCGATGACGATGAGCTCGTACGTCCGCGCGCGGGTGTACTCGTCGAGCAGGAGGAGCGCCAGCAGCACCTCCAGCCCCGGCATGAGCGCGACCTCCTCCGCCGTCACATCCTCCAGCCCACCGCCCAGCAGCGCGGCCAGCTCGCCTCGGCCCGAGCTCCAGCGGCGCTGGAGCTCCGCGGAGACGTCCAGCTCCTGGAGGTGCAGGGAGTCCTCGACGCGAACGGGCTGCCCTCGGGGGCCGGGATGCGCGAGCACCTGCAGGCCGAAGGCCCCGCTCAGGTCCCGCGAGGTGTCGAAGGAGAAGACGAGCGTGCGGAGCCCCCGGCGCGAAGCCGCCAGGGCCGTGGCCGCCGCCACCGTCGTCTTCCCCACCCCACCACATCCCGAGACAAGGCGTATCCGGGTCGTCATGGCCGCGTTCCCGGACATCTCAGGTCCCGACTTGTGAAGGCTGCGCGCCCTGCTGCGCCTCACCCAGCCAGCCGGACTTCTCGACCCACCGCTTCGCGCGCTGGAGCTGGTCCATGGTGCCCTGCTGGCTCAACAGGCCGACGAGCACCGTCCCCACCTCCTGCGAGTCATAGGCGGAGAGGCGCTGGTCCACGGTGGGGTCCAGCCGGAGGTACTTCTTCCGGAGAATCATCCGGCACTGGTAGTTCACCGCGTCGGAGCCGGCCTCCAGCAGCATCTTCACCAGGACCATCGGGTCGCGGAGGTTGAGCAGCCACGGGGCAAAGCCCCAGTTGGCCTCTCCGTCCTTGAAGGTGGGGTCGAGGAACGCGGACATGATTCCGTTGCCCATCGACAGCACCAGGATGGACTCCAGGCTGGGCGGCTCCGTCGCCAGCGTGTCCACCGACTCATGCTTGTTCGGACGGGAGATGTTGTTGATGGCCTGCGCCAGCCCCACGAGCGAGGGATTGTTGGCGTAGAGCCCCCCGTCCACGTAGCCGCTGCCCCGGTCCTTGGAGCCTTGATAGATGGGATAGGAGAGCGGCGGAGAGCCGCTGCGCATCAGCACGTCGACCAGCAGCTCATCGAGGTCCGGGTCCGTCTCCGGGCCGGTGTTGTGGAAGACCTTCGACTTCCAGGTCCGCAGGCCCTTGCGCGTCCCGTCGAGCTGGAAGCTGGGAATCACGACCTTGCGCTTGAGGTCTCCCAGGCGCGTCGTCTTCCCGAAGTAGCTGCTCAGGTAGTCGCGCATGTAGTTCGAGTCGAGCAGCGAGCTGGTGCCCGTCATCGCCTTCAGGGTGCGTCCCAGGGACACGCCCTTCTTGTTCATCGCGACGGCCTCGCCCCAGAACTGGAGGTTCCGGTCGTAGGCGCTGTCCGGGTCTTCCTCCCGAGCGAAGAACGCCGCGTTGAACGAGCCCGCGGAGGTCCCCACGAAGAGGTCCACCTGGTTGAGGAGGGTTCGTCGCTCCCCCGCGGTGTCGAGCGTCTGCCGAAGCGCGCCGAGCATCCCGGTGGCGACATAGCCTGTACCTCCGGAGATGGAGGAACCGTCCAGGGACAGGATTCGATAGGGCATCACGCGACCTCCTTCGAGAACTGCGTGTTCGCCCCGCTCGCGGACAAGAGCGCGCGCGGGGGTTCCTCAAGAGCCAGTCCTGACACGGCCGCGTCCAGGCAGCGCTGCAGCTGGGCCGCCAGCACCGCGACGTGATTCTCGTCCAGGACGAGTGTCATGTGATTGCCAGGAACAGCAATGACTTGCACGCCGCCCAGGGCAAATCTTCGCACACTGTCGACGAGTGAATCCCTGCCTTCGGTGGGCGGCGCCGCACGGAAGAGCGTGGCGCTGCCGCCATACGCGGAGAAGGTGTAGGAGCGCTCCGCGCGAAGCGTGGCCATCATGTTGCGGGCCGAGCGCGCCACGTCCTTCAGGAATCTTCGCAAGTAGGTGCGCCTCCCGAGCGAGTCCTTGCGCCAGAGGTCCCGAGGCACCTCGGGCAGGCTGATGCCCATCCACTCGCCCACCAATCGCAAGCTCGCGTAGTCCTTCGGCAGCGGCGTCTCCGCCAGCACCTTCACCAGCTGCGAGCCCGTGGAGACCGCCTCGCGAAGGTCCTGGCTGTCCTGCGCGGCCTTGCGGTCCAGCGAGGCACCGTCAATCAGGCCGAGCAACGCGACCTGCTCCCCCTGGACCTCGAGCTGGCGCGCCATCTCGCAGACGATGATGCCGCCGTAGGACCAACCCGCGAGGTGATAGGGCCCGCGCGGCTGGAGCTTGCGCATGACGTCCACGTAGTGCGCCGCCGTCTCCTCCACCGTGCCGTGGGGCGTGCTGTCCTCTTGCAAGCCCGGCATCTCGAAGCCGAAGACGGGCTGCCCGGCGCGCAGGTGCTGGGAGAGGGAGACGTAGACGGCCGGGTTGCCCGCGGAGGGCGGGGCCATGAACAGCGGCGGGTTCCCTCGCGGCCCGCGCGGCTTCAGCGTCACCACGCCCTCCGGCAGCTTCGGCGCCAGGGCTCCGGCCTGTGAGTCGATCCACTGCGCCAGCCCCTCCACCGAGGGCCGCTCGAACACCTCGTTGAGCGGGACCTCCACGTGCAGCAGCCCCCGGACGCGCGCGATGAGCGTGATGGCCAGCAGCGAGTGGCCTCCCAGGTCGAAGAAGCTCTGGTCGGGTGCGACGTCGCTCAGCCCCAGCAGCTCGCGGTAGAGGCCCTGGAGCTTCTGCTCGGTGTCCGTCAGGCCCGCGGCGCCACGCGCCACGAGTCCCCGCTTCCCCGAAGACGGCGCGGGGAGTGCCTTGCGGTCCACCTTGCCGCTGGGGGTCAGCGGCAGCGCGTCCAGGACGACGTAGGCCGAGGGCCGCATGAACTCGGGGAGCTGCGATTGGAGGGACTCGCGCAGCGCGACCTCCAGCGACGCCCCGCCCCGCTCCGAGGACTGGACGTAGGCGACGAGGCGCGGCTCCAGTCCGGGCACACGCTCCAACACCACGGCGGCATGTACGACGCGCGGGTGCCGGGCGAGCGCCGCCTCCACCTCTCCGGACTCGACGCGGTGGCCGCGAATCTTGAGCTGGTCGTCCAGCCGCCCCAGGAACTCGAGGGTGCCGTCCGGCAGGGAGCGGGCCAGGTCTCCCGTGCGATAGAGCCGCGTCCCCTCCTGACCTGAGCCTGGGAGCGCGAAGGGATTCGGCACGAAGCGCTCGGCCGTCAGGTCGGGACGCCGCAGGTAGCCGCGAGCCAGCCCCTCGCCGCCGATGTGCAGCTCACCGGGCACGCCGATGGGCACCGGCTGTCCTCGCCGGTCCAGGACATACAGCGCGGTGTTGGTGATGGGCTTGCCGATGGGAATCCGCTCGGGGAGCGGAGCACCGCCTGGGGACAGCGCGTGGAAGCAGCAGGCGACGGCGGCCTCCGTCGGGCCGTACTCGTTGATGACGCGCGCGGTGAGCCGCTGCTCCCGCCAGGTCTCCAGGTCTCCGCCGTTCAGCCCCTCGCCGCCGAGCACCACCGCGTGGGTGCGCTCCAGCACCTCCCGCAGCCGTCCCAGTCCGTCGAACGCGCGCAGGTGCGAGGGCGTCAGCTTGATGAAGCTGAAGCCCTGTTCCGGGTAGTCGCGCGAGGACAGCAGGTCCAACTCCTGGCCCCGGGGCAGCAGGAACAGGGCACGCCCCGCGAGGAGCGGAGCGAAGAGGCTGGTCAGCGTCCCGTCGAAGCTGATGGAGCCGAGCACCGGGCTCCCCGTGCCCTCGTGGAGCCGGTACGTCTCCACGCTCCAGCGCAGGTAGTTGACGATGCTCCGGTGCGTGACCTCCGTGCCCTTCGGCTGTCCCGTCGAGCCGGAGGTGTAGAGGACATAGGCCAGGTGCTCGGAGCCGACGTCCCTGCGCAGGCGCTTGCCCACGGTGTCCGGGAAGCGCTCGCACGAATCATCCACCGGGAGCACCTTCGTCCCGGGGAACTCCAGCTCCAGCGGGGCGCTCGACGTGAGCAGCAGCCGAGGACGCGCATCGCTCACGATGCGCCGCAGCCGCGCGGGAGGCTCGTCCGGGTCGAGCGCGAGGAACGCGCCGCCGGCCTTGAGCACCGCGAGCAGGCTCACCACCAGCAGGGGCGAGCGCTCCATGCAGATGCCCACCAGCGTCTCGGGGCCCACGCCTCGGGCTTGGAGCGCCACCGCGAGCCGGTCGCTGCGCTGGTCCAGCTCGCCGTACGTCAGCTCCCAGTCCCCCATGACGAGCGCACAGGCATCCGGGCTCCGCGCCGCGCGCGCCTCGATGAGCTCGTGCAGGCAGGACGTGCGGGGGCCTTCCCCGCGGGTGTCGTTCCACGTCCGGAGGACCCGCTCCCGGTCCTCCACCGGGAGCACGGGCAGGTCCGCCACCGGGCGCTGGGGCTCGGTGAGCAGGCCCTGGAGCAGCACGTGGAAGCAGTCCGCGTAGTGCTGAATCGTGCTCCGGTCGAAGAGGTCCCGGTTGAACACGAACCGGACCGTGAGCCGGTCCGAGTGGTCATCCACGAAGAGGTTGAGGTCGAAGCGCGAGGACGTCGTCTCGAACTCGAGCGGGACGATTCGCATCCCCGCCGGGTCCGGCAGCGAATCCACCGCGCGCGCCCAGGAGAACACCGCCTGGAACAGCGGGTTGTAGCCGGGGTTCCGCGCGGGCTTCAGCTCCTCGACCAGGAGGTCGAAGGGCAGGTCCTGGTGCGCGAAGGACTCGAGGACGACC
Encoded here:
- a CDS encoding RiPP maturation radical SAM C-methyltransferase, with the translated sequence MSGDSVQVRFVVAPFLPEHQPALGVSTLIGVLGRSGISADVSYLNVQFMRQIGWELYYYLSYATPPEILAGEMAFLPASPDLLLGEMVFAPALWGDAASNWEEYADRLTPLLEVKQHTSGATPGGARREQALHWGRARELIRALREDSPRIVRQWAQEILKGKPRVVGFTSTFQQSVASLALAKELRRLVPREELTLIMGGANCEGDMGKALSDNFPFMDHVVSGEGEGVILDLVQGVLGGKGGRPQPRYVAAPQIEDMDSLPMPDFDHYFAAIKDMPMAKRANLTAESSRGCWWGAKAHCTFCGLNGSGMAYRSKDAGRFVQELRSLAGRYGFNFFMMADNILDLKYIKSVFPALIEQGDEITMFYETKSNLRKEQLELMVAGGVTELQPGIESLSTPILELMDKGTTRLQNIQLIKWCEEFDINVNWNILFGFPGETPEEYAEMAALIPALVHLPPPGGCGRIRMDRFAPYWKTPEKYQLKNVRQKWAYDYVYAALPAEERRRIAYYFDYDLEGDIDPTVYLQDTLKRTEEWRDGFSRGVTLEVKTRAGTSSVLDTRGGESRETVLTADELLALKALDSIQSPRAVLTKVNEGREGPPLPEADFDAMLERFLERRWVIREGARHLSLVLDRMERQRIIDLKMAAQLGKLDWARFGATPATTPGPARAVASSR
- a CDS encoding KR domain-containing protein, whose product is MEQQGQGRSLAERLAALSPERRALLELALKGQAPAPRAARARPPLSAVFPEGTEDFRSLAPLPEVSASFSWVQAAQGAGTEEQARLLADAHRDLRGALFRAVDLTTCERVLGFGGDDGREWVSLARRPGTFRVIGHASSPQEAEAARARVRAHSLEGRIQVVSGGLDADGLETGFDVAFGWEVLRHPDERAPLFAALGRKVREGGRLVLGDVFLKTALSLPHVEPLALPLLDELVGWLTSNGFLATDCVDAASEMGNFLHEPALDARLSQLGWGAEDVRAEAARSHEVLGGLLRGGAAAYVLLTAEKRGELAPERLEAMNREQLMRTRRYADLPHAWLYAPRWRRVASALPAESERDTAHCLVFSDRGGLGAALARSMSGTGARCTFVHRGEVFRRHDDGSYEVPIRNPEDFLRLTEALASEGTVPSRVVYLWSLDGPKPEGLTVSQLQDETLDVCGGLLYLTQALLKAGASHPASPSLWLVTRGAQRADDAGGVPGLAGASLWGLGKAIAYEHPELDCRRVDVDPGRDVEESARALWTELRSRDGEDQVLLHEGARRVLRLARHRQWDWEGAGRLQFRADATYLVTGGLGGLGLQVARWMVRRGARNLVLLGRKRASDVSTEEVREMRAQGAAIISLAGVSVDSDLDFVMAGISKRMPPLRGIVHAMTEVDDGILLHQTRERLGRVFTAKVAGAWNLHRWLEGTPLDFFHMVSSSTSLMGGSGQASHLSATSFLDGLAEYRRSLGLPGQSSSWGAWAQPGDEASEALDARMRKRGVGMVPAAEAFSVLEQVFGPVPASVGVMPIHWPTFLGGLPGDGPPPLFADFGGDARPARAELRRELLRRVRGGSVEEGRGAVLEWFREQVAKVLELNASQWPEPEQTLHELGLDSLMGVELKKLLHAQLRVEFPLQELLGGKSIGELSGSLYEALR
- a CDS encoding ArsA family ATPase — encoded protein: MTTRIRLVSGCGGVGKTTVAAATALAASRRGLRTLVFSFDTSRDLSGAFGLQVLAHPGPRGQPVRVEDSLHLQELDVSAELQRRWSSGRGELAALLGGGLEDVTAEEVALMPGLEVLLALLLLDEYTRARTYELIVIDGPSLGDLLRFVGGADAVSWFARRTRPPEQGARRVRPSRGDPDVLHAVSDRLMDVGTLLRDPTVTTVRWVTTLDARACQATRRACTALGLQGVALDGMVFNDLVPGGVPPLEELQGLAGPVPAMGMERQSDDVNGIAALESFASKLFRGEDPVRTVGSPPAVGVGKVAVDEYRLEVQLPFVRKGDVALSRREAELVIQVGALRRNVLLPRMVAQLPTSGARMDGEKLVIEFKKERVQT
- a CDS encoding patatin-like phospholipase family protein gives rise to the protein MPYRILSLDGSSISGGTGYVATGMLGALRQTLDTAGERRTLLNQVDLFVGTSAGSFNAAFFAREEDPDSAYDRNLQFWGEAVAMNKKGVSLGRTLKAMTGTSSLLDSNYMRDYLSSYFGKTTRLGDLKRKVVIPSFQLDGTRKGLRTWKSKVFHNTGPETDPDLDELLVDVLMRSGSPPLSYPIYQGSKDRGSGYVDGGLYANNPSLVGLAQAINNISRPNKHESVDTLATEPPSLESILVLSMGNGIMSAFLDPTFKDGEANWGFAPWLLNLRDPMVLVKMLLEAGSDAVNYQCRMILRKKYLRLDPTVDQRLSAYDSQEVGTVLVGLLSQQGTMDQLQRAKRWVEKSGWLGEAQQGAQPSQVGT
- a CDS encoding non-ribosomal peptide synthetase — its product is MKMGELLAELNRRGLEVWAEGENLKLRGPKGAAGEELRNLLAGHKQELLTLLRERHRANEERPITPVPRTGPAPLSYGQQRLWFLDRLEPGGVAYNLVMPLRVEGHLDPALLERCFIEILRRHEILRTRYAEQQGVPVQVVDPEPRLEFVVMDEPEVFAQEPGGTEEFLRREGERPFDLSEGPLTRVLVVDRGAKGQFIQVCLHHISADVWARGILMRELMVLYTAFAQGLPSPLPPLPLQYSDFAIWQRSHLQGDVRRGLVDAWRRRLAGMPPLLELPADRPRPRVQTYSGGEVRLEVGSALTEALKALSHSANATPFMGMLAAFFVLLHRLTGREDLVVGANAINRTRPELEPLVGFFVDNLVMRVDLGGAPGFSTVVKRVREVVLESFAHQDLPFDLLVEELKPARNPGYNPLFQAVFSWARAVDSLPDPAGMRIVPLEFETTSSRFDLNLFVDDHSDRLTVRFVFNRDLFDRSTIQHYADCFHVLLQGLLTEPQRPVADLPVLPVEDRERVLRTWNDTRGEGPRTSCLHELIEARAARSPDACALVMGDWELTYGELDQRSDRLAVALQARGVGPETLVGICMERSPLLVVSLLAVLKAGGAFLALDPDEPPARLRRIVSDARPRLLLTSSAPLELEFPGTKVLPVDDSCERFPDTVGKRLRRDVGSEHLAYVLYTSGSTGQPKGTEVTHRSIVNYLRWSVETYRLHEGTGSPVLGSISFDGTLTSLFAPLLAGRALFLLPRGQELDLLSSRDYPEQGFSFIKLTPSHLRAFDGLGRLREVLERTHAVVLGGEGLNGGDLETWREQRLTARVINEYGPTEAAVACCFHALSPGGAPLPERIPIGKPITNTALYVLDRRGQPVPIGVPGELHIGGEGLARGYLRRPDLTAERFVPNPFALPGSGQEGTRLYRTGDLARSLPDGTLEFLGRLDDQLKIRGHRVESGEVEAALARHPRVVHAAVVLERVPGLEPRLVAYVQSSERGGASLEVALRESLQSQLPEFMRPSAYVVLDALPLTPSGKVDRKALPAPSSGKRGLVARGAAGLTDTEQKLQGLYRELLGLSDVAPDQSFFDLGGHSLLAITLIARVRGLLHVEVPLNEVFERPSVEGLAQWIDSQAGALAPKLPEGVVTLKPRGPRGNPPLFMAPPSAGNPAVYVSLSQHLRAGQPVFGFEMPGLQEDSTPHGTVEETAAHYVDVMRKLQPRGPYHLAGWSYGGIIVCEMARQLEVQGEQVALLGLIDGASLDRKAAQDSQDLREAVSTGSQLVKVLAETPLPKDYASLRLVGEWMGISLPEVPRDLWRKDSLGRRTYLRRFLKDVARSARNMMATLRAERSYTFSAYGGSATLFRAAPPTEGRDSLVDSVRRFALGGVQVIAVPGNHMTLVLDENHVAVLAAQLQRCLDAAVSGLALEEPPRALLSASGANTQFSKEVA